The proteins below come from a single Sulfurimonas sp. C5 genomic window:
- the ccoS gene encoding cbb3-type cytochrome oxidase assembly protein CcoS, with amino-acid sequence MDNWVVAMMLGASLILGGLALLAFLWGLKNGQFDDEEKFLNAVKFDNEEDLNDAINQERKKEELKKKVYKPE; translated from the coding sequence ATGGATAATTGGGTTGTAGCTATGATGCTTGGTGCTTCACTTATACTTGGTGGGCTTGCATTACTTGCATTTTTATGGGGACTAAAAAACGGTCAATTTGATGATGAAGAAAAATTTCTTAATGCTGTTAAATTTGATAATGAAGAAGATTTAAACGATGCCATTAATCAAGAAAGAAAAAAAGAAGAATTAAAAAAGAAAGTTTATAAACCAGAATAA